CTCATCGTCGAGCTCGACGGGCCCCGCGAAGAGGTGGAGGCGGACTTCCTGCGCCTGACGGAGGCCATCCGGGCCTCCGGCGCCTACGAGATCCGGGTGGCGCGAGACGAGGCGGAGCGGGCCCGCATCTGGAAGGGCCGCAAGAGCGCGTTCTCCGCGGTGGGCCGATTGAGCCCCGACTACCTGGTGCAGGACGGGGTGGTGCCCCGCACCCGGCTCGGGGAGGCCCTGGCCGAGATCGAGCGCCTGTCCGCCCGCTTCGGCCTGCGGGTGGCCAACGTCTTCCACGCCGGCGACGGCAACTTGCATCCTCTCATCCTCTACGACGGCCGCGAGCCGGGCGCCCTGGAGCGAGCGGAGGCGCTGGCGGGGGAGATCCTGCGCCTCTGCCTGCGGCTGGAGGGCTCCATCACCGGCGAGCACGGCGTGGGTCTGGAGAAGCGCACGTACCTGGCCGAGATGTTCGGTCCCGACGACCTCGATGCCATGCGACGGATCCGGCTGGCCATGGATCCCCGGGAGGTGGCCAACCGCGGCAAGATGTTCCCCGGCGAGCCGGTCGGCGAGCAGGTGGGGGTCGGACGGGGACCGCACCCGCTGGAGCGAGCCGGTCTGCTGAGCCGCATGTAGGCAGCGGGAAGGGTCGGGGAGACGCGGATCTCCGTGGACACGTCGCCGTCCCCGTCGGGGCCCGGCGTCCTGACGCCCCGCAGCGTGGAAGAGGCCCGGGAGCTCTTGATGGCCTCGCGGCCGGTGCTGGCGAGAGGGGCGGGCACCAAGTGGGCGATGGCCGACCCGCCGTCCGGCGCCTGGCTGATGGACATGCGCCAGCTGGCCGGGATCGTGGAGTACGAGCCCGCCGAGTTCACCGTGACCGCCAGGGCCGGCACCCCCCTGCGGACGCTGGTGGAGCTCCTCGCCTCGCACGGCCAGTACCTGCCTTTCGATCCCCCCTTCGTCGAGGCCGGGGCCACGGTGGGAGGGGCGGTGGCGTCGGCGCTGTCGGGCCCCGGCCGGCTGCGCTTCGGTGGGGTGCGCGACTTCGTCCTGGGGATCCGCTTCCTGGACGGGGAGGGGCGCCTCGTCCGAGGGGGCGGCAAGGTGGTCAAGAACGCCGCCGGCTTCGACCTCCCCAAGCTCTTCTGTGGCAGCCGGGGCCGTCTGGGCGTGATCGTCGAGGTGACCCTCAAGGTCTTCCCCGCGCCGCGGGCCTTCGGCACGGTCGTCGTCTCGCTGGACACCGTGGAAGAGGCGGCGGCTGCCCTGCGCGACCTGGCCCGGAGCCCCCTGGAGCCGCACGCCGTCGACCTGGTGCCGCCCGAGGCGGTGGCGGGCGGCTGGGAGAGGGCCGATCGCCCGCTCGCCCCGTCGGCGAGCCGGCCCCCGACCACCCTGCTGGTGCGGGTGGGAGGCTCCCCGGATGCCCTGGACGCCTGGATCGGGCGGATGGAGGCACGCCTCGGCCGCCGGGGGCTGCGCCTGCACGGCGAGGCCGAGGCGGCTCTCTGGGTAAGGCTGCGCGACCTGCGCTGGTTGCCCCCGGCATGGCGGCTCATCCGGCTGCACCTCGTGCCGTCGCTGCTGTCCCGGGCCGAGCGGACCCTGGGGCGCCTCGGCGCCGTCCGGCACTACAGCGTGGCGGGCAACGTCGGATGGGCCGCCGTGCCCTCCGAGGCGGACTGGGGCGAGCTCGTCCGGGCGCTGCAGGCGCTGGGGGCGCCGGCGATGGCGATGCGGGGCGCGCCGCCCGGTGGCGTCTGGGTGGTGGCCCCGCCCGGCGAGGCCTTCGCGCGGCGCGTCAAGCAGGCGCTGGACCCGGGCCAACGCTTCGGCCCGCTGTGAAGGAGAGGGGAGTCGGCTCGTGCAGCACCGCATCCCCGTCGAGCAGCTGGGGCTCGCCGGAGCATGGATGGCGGAGGCCGTCCAGGCGTGCGTCCACTGTGGCTTCTGCCTGGCCACCTGCCCGACGTATCGTCTCCTGGGCCGTGAGTCGGACTCCCCCAGGGGCCGGATCTACCTGATGAAGGGGGTGCTGGAAGGCCGCCTGGATCTCCGACCGGCCGTCGTGGAGCCCCTGGACCGCTGCCTGGGTTGCCTGGCCTGCGTGACGGCGTGCCCGTCGGGGGTGCGCTACGACCAGTTGCTGGTCGGCTTCCGCGAGCACCTGGAGGCCCGGCGGCCCCGGCGTCGGGCGACGGCCCGGCTGCTGCGGCGGGCGCTGGGCGCGCTGATGCCGCATCCTCGGCGCTTCCGGGTGGCCGCTCGGCTCGCGTCGGTGGCTCGGCCGGTCGCCGGCCGGCTGCCCGATCTCCTGGCGGCTCCCGTGCGGCTGTTGCCGGAGCGGTTGCCGCCTCCCGGCAGCTGGCTCCGCGCTACCCGCCCGCGGGCGGCAGCGCAGCCGGGTCGCCCTGCTGGCGGGCTGCGTCCAGCAGGTGCTGGCCCCCGGCATCAACCGCGCCGCGATCGACGTCCTGACGCTGCACGGCGCCGAGGTGCTCGTGCCAGCGGGGCAGGGGTGCTGCGGGGCCATCGCCATGCACACGGGCATGACCGGGCAGGCACGGGCGCTCGCCCGGCGCAACCTGGCGGTGCTGCTGCGGCAGGACGTGGACGCCGTCATCGTCACTGCGGCGGGCTGCGGGTCGGCCATGAAGGAGTACCCCCTGCTCTTCCGAGGACGCCCGGAGGAGGCGGCCGCCCGACGCCTGGCCGAGCGGGTGCGCGACATCGCCGAGTGGCTCGACGCGACGGGCGTCCTGCCACCCGGTCCCCTGCCCGCCACCGGGCGGCTCGCCTACCACGACGCCTGCCACCTGGCGCACGCCCAGGGGATCCGGGAGGCCCCTCGCCGGCTCCTGGCCCGGATCCCCGGCATCGAGCTCGTCGAGATCCCCGACGGGGAGATCTGCTGTGGCTCGGCGGGTACGTACAACGTCGAGCATCCCCAGCTGGCCGGGGAGCTGGGCCGGCGCAAGGCCCAGGCCATCCTCTCGACGGGGGCCGACGCCGTGGTCACCGGCAACGTCGGCTGCATCGTGCAGATCGCGGCGGCGTTGCGGGAGCAGGGGCGCCCCTTGCCGGTGCACCACACCGTCGAGGTGCTGGCCCAGGCCTACGCGCCCGGCGCGGCCGGGTGAGAGGGCCCCTTCATACGCCCGCCCACCGCACCAGCCCGGTCTCGAGCGGCGTGGCCAGGTCCGGGTGGATGGGGTGGAGCCGCACCTGGAAGCCGTGCAGCCCGCTCCCCTCGACACGGACGTCGGCCACCTCGAAGACGAATCGCCCGCCCGGCGCCGTCCCGGCGGGTCGCATGCGCAGCACGCGGCAGTTGGTCAGCTCGCCGCGGGGGTCGACCCGCCCCAGGTAGAGCTCGGCCACCACGTCGTCGGGGTGCAGCCCGTTGAGGAAGGCGATGGCCCGCACCGTGAAGCCCCGGTCCCTGGGCACCGGGTCCGCGGCCGTCGACTCCACCTCGTCGATGCGCACGCCCGGCCAGCTCTGGGCCACCACCTGCTTCCAGCGCGCCAGCTCCTTGGCCCGGCGCATCCCATCGGCGGCCAGCGAGACGTAGCGCCGGGCCCCCGGCACGTAGAAGCGCTCCGCGTACTCCTTGACCATCCGGTGAGTGTTGAAGTGGGGGGCGATGGCAGCGATGGAGCGCCGCATCCGGGCGATCCAGCCGCGGGGCAGGCCGTCAGCCCCCCGGTCGTAGAAGAGGGGCACCACGTCGTGCTCGAGGACGTCCATCAGGGCCCGCGCGTCGAGCCGGTCCACCAGCGCGGGGTCATGGCGGACGCTCTCGGGGTAGCCGCTCTCGGGCTCCTCGCCGCCGGGCCCGACGGCCCACCCCACCTCGGGCGACCACGCCTCCTGCCACCAGCCGTCCAGCACGCTCACGTTGAGCGCCCCGTTGACGGAGGCCTTCATGCCGCTGGTGCCGCTGGCCTCCTGCGGGCGGCGCGGGGTGTTGAGCCAGACGTCGCAGCCCTGCACCAGGTAGCGCGCCAGCGCGATGTCGTAATCCTCGACGAAGACCACCCGGCCTTGGACCTCGGGGCGCCGGGCGAAGTGCACGATCTGCCGGATCAGATCCTTGCCGGCGTCGTCGTGGGGATGAGCCTTGCCGGCGACGATGATCTGCACCGGCCGACCGGGCTGGGTCAACAGGCGCACCAGCCGGTCCGGGTCCTGGAGCAACAGCGTGGCGCGCTTGTAGGTGGCGAAGCGGCGGGCCAACCCGATGGTCAGGACCCCCGGGTCCAGCGCCTGCTCGGTCTGCGCGATCTCGGCGGGCGAGGCGCCGCGGTCCAGGGCCTGGGCCCGCAGGCGCCGGCGCACATACGCCACCAGGCGCTCACGACGACGCTCGTGGGTGCGCCACAGCTCCTCGGCCGGGATGCCCGCCACCCCCTCCCACAGGGCCGGGTCGTCGGGGTCCGTGCGCCAGCGGGGCCCGAGGTAGCGGTCGTAGAGCTCGGCCAGGTCCTGGGAGACCCACGAGAGCAGGTGGATGCCGTTGGTGACGGATCCGATGGGCAGCTCCCCCTGCGGCACCTCGGGCCACAGCCCCTGCCACATGCGGCGGGCCACGGCGCCGTGCAGCCGGCTCACACCGTTGGCGTAGGCCGCCGTCTTGAGCGCCAGGATGGTCATGCAGAAGGCCTCGTGCTCGGCCCCGGGCTCCTGCCGGCCCAGCGCCATGAAGGC
This genomic interval from Limnochorda sp. LNt contains the following:
- a CDS encoding FAD-binding protein, producing MDTSPSPSGPGVLTPRSVEEARELLMASRPVLARGAGTKWAMADPPSGAWLMDMRQLAGIVEYEPAEFTVTARAGTPLRTLVELLASHGQYLPFDPPFVEAGATVGGAVASALSGPGRLRFGGVRDFVLGIRFLDGEGRLVRGGGKVVKNAAGFDLPKLFCGSRGRLGVIVEVTLKVFPAPRAFGTVVVSLDTVEEAAAALRDLARSPLEPHAVDLVPPEAVAGGWERADRPLAPSASRPPTTLLVRVGGSPDALDAWIGRMEARLGRRGLRLHGEAEAALWVRLRDLRWLPPAWRLIRLHLVPSLLSRAERTLGRLGAVRHYSVAGNVGWAAVPSEADWGELVRALQALGAPAMAMRGAPPGGVWVVAPPGEAFARRVKQALDPGQRFGPL
- the glgP gene encoding alpha-glucan family phosphorylase — protein: MRPIRTFSVAPSLPEPIARLPELAYNLLWSWDAGIRSLFIRLDRRLWEISQHNPVRMLALVGRRRLEEAAGDEGFLAQYRQVLEAFDAYVAERETWWSRRYGRRPDDQPMVAYFSAELGLTESMPMYSGGLGNLAGDHLKSASDLGLPLVAVSLMYHQGYFRQALTPDGWQQETYPDYDIYTMPMQLVRRSDGQPLTVEVSLPGRQLVAYVWRVRVGRVELYLLDANVAVNTPEDRILTDRLYGGDLDMRLRQEILLGIGGVRALSAMDLRPRVFHMNEGHSAFLALERIRRLMDEQDLTFDEAREAAAAGHVFTTHTPVPAGHDYFPPEMMERYFGDFYRAMHLSRQAFMALGRQEPGAEHEAFCMTILALKTAAYANGVSRLHGAVARRMWQGLWPEVPQGELPIGSVTNGIHLLSWVSQDLAELYDRYLGPRWRTDPDDPALWEGVAGIPAEELWRTHERRRERLVAYVRRRLRAQALDRGASPAEIAQTEQALDPGVLTIGLARRFATYKRATLLLQDPDRLVRLLTQPGRPVQIIVAGKAHPHDDAGKDLIRQIVHFARRPEVQGRVVFVEDYDIALARYLVQGCDVWLNTPRRPQEASGTSGMKASVNGALNVSVLDGWWQEAWSPEVGWAVGPGGEEPESGYPESVRHDPALVDRLDARALMDVLEHDVVPLFYDRGADGLPRGWIARMRRSIAAIAPHFNTHRMVKEYAERFYVPGARRYVSLAADGMRRAKELARWKQVVAQSWPGVRIDEVESTAADPVPRDRGFTVRAIAFLNGLHPDDVVAELYLGRVDPRGELTNCRVLRMRPAGTAPGGRFVFEVADVRVEGSGLHGFQVRLHPIHPDLATPLETGLVRWAGV